The nucleotide window TTAATCATAAAGGGCCACTGTGTAATAATTGGGTGGCATCAAGCTGCAAGGTTACAGATTGCTACCTACACAAATGTCTTCCAGTGTGTAAACATGTCTGTGCAACATAGTGAACTCAAAGAGGACGTGCTTTATATGGAGACAAGTATAAACGGTAACAAGAACTCAACAACTTGCTTACTGGTGATTGTACACAAAAGAGAACCTACCAGCTACTTTTTATTACTGCTAATAGATCCCCCTGAATGCACTGACTggcccttttcttttaaaaaacggTTTGTAATTTGGATTCACTAGTCAGATTTTATAAAGGTAGAACATTGCTCTTTCAAAGGACTTCACTTGAAAGTAAATTGAAGTCAATTTTGATCGTtgcattttacttttactctGTTCATGTATGACATTCAAAGCTAAATTTCTGGTAGTGCTACACAACAAAATATCCGTGTTGGCAGTAGTGGGAGAGAATGTGCAAATGTGTTCCCTTTGTTAATCTTCATTAGTGTCAATGAAAATGTGTATGTTGTGATTTCACCTCTAATCATGTCGTCTCCCGCTTCAGATTTTCTCTAAATTCGGCACTGTGCTGAAGATCATCACATTCACTAAGAACAACCAATTCCAGGCTCTGATCCAGTATGCCGATGGCTTGACAGCTCAGCACGCTAAATTGGTAAGACTGTTACAACGAGTGCTGTGCTCCTCATGTTTCAGGCGGAGGTTGTTACCACAAGACGCCGCACAGTTCTCAAGTCTAAATCGCAAATATCTGTTTCAGTCTCTGGATGGACAGAACATCTACAATGCCTGCTGTACCCTGAGAATCAGCTTCTCAAAGCTCACCAGCCTCAATGTCAAGTACAACAACGACAAGAGCAGGGATTATACCCGTCCAGACCTCCCCACTGCAGATTCACAGACCTCCCTGGACCACCAGACCATGGCAGCTGCTGCATTTGGTAAGATTCTGGCATGGTTTGAAGCAAAGGGTACCAGCGATGTCTTAATAAaagtaatatattttatattttcaaactAAGGCCTCAAAGGTATTGCATTTTGTTTGCAAAGCTTACTTTTGGAGCATTGCTTTACACATGaccatgaagtgtgtgtgtgatgtctggCCTGAATCAGTCacgaaagaaaacatttgaggtgttttttcttcaacaagagcagagaggggaagcagagaatttttaattgtttttaaagagCATTAAATTAAGGGTCCCGAGGGGCCCTTTGGAAGAATTTGTTCTTATTTCTGTGCTACTGTATATGCTCATTTTATGTTCCTTCTTGTTCCAGCTGCTCCAGGCTTAATCTCAGCCTCTCCCTATGGTGGAGCTCATGCCTTCCCCCCAGCCTTTGCCATCCAGCAGGCATCAGGTCAGCATCCAAACTGTATGTTACCCTTTTTTACTCCACATTTAAAATGCACATTTCTGCCTGCTACATGAAGAAAACCTCCTGGATGTGAACCCAGTGTTTTCTCCTGTAGAACAATGATTAAATTCATGTCGACTGAAATATTCTGTGCCTCCTAGGGCTGTCTATGCCTGGTATGCCAGGCGCCCTGGCGTCCCTCGGTGTGGGCCACGGTGGCATGGCTGCTGCCGCGGCAGCCGCTAGCCGGCTGGGCCTGTCCGGGTTCGCTGCCCCCGGGGGCCACCATGTGTTGCTGGTCAGCAATCTGAACCCTGAGGTCAGTACCTTTTCCTAGGTGTATCCTGTTGTACCTTCTGCCTCGGTCAGTATATTGCTAAGAAAAGTTAAAATGTTACAGTGCCATTGGTTTACACCATGGACCTGGATCCATTTGTACAAGCGCTTCATTGTTTGGCACCCTGTTTCCCCCCCGGAGTAGTTTGAGTACCCATAACACTTTTTTCAAATGGAAAGGGGTCATGGTCAAACTTCCCTTCCAGGACCTTTCTGTGTTTGACCAAACCTGCTGTATCTCTGACCTACCACTTTGCTCACTGAATTTTAAGTTTATTCAAAACActaacttcctttttttttttcttttttttgaaaccTACCATTTCATATCTTCATTTTTGTCCGTTAGTTGAAATCATTCTTGAGTTGTTGGAGAGACaatattacttttttctttgtatattGTAAAGAAACGCACCATGCTCTGATTTAGGATTTGGGTCATTACTAATGTAGTGTGTAAAATGTATTGGTGGGAGGAAACTTACTGTAGTTATCATGATAACTGTGCTAATTTCAAGGTCAGCCAGTAGTTGGAACAGAAACATTAAAATTTACATTCAGAGTTGActgttttattcaaatgaaactaaataattaaacaaacgTAGCCTGTAATAACAAGTACATAttgtctctgcctttttctgtatttcattgttaatctttttttctcttctttttctcctagTGTTCCCATAGTGACAGTGCATTTTAATTTAGCCAGTTCTACTGTCTGAAGCACTACATTTCTTTGTGTATActgaccttgttttttttttacttcccttttctctcttctttctgtcccctcctctctttgttTTACAAATCCCTCAACTCCTGCCAACTGACCGCACGCCCCACAACCAAATgttccctctgtcctcctcccctctgccactcttattattattattattattattattattattattattattattactactactactacatcaCCCAACCCTCCCAAATCCATCCTTCCCAATTTGGTCACCATCtacaaactgaaataaaaacacaacactcaTTCCCCCCACCAcacctcccacccccctccgaatttgtatttatttattttatatttttttgccATCATCTGCCCCTTCCACTGACTCCACAACCTCATCCTCATCTTTCACATCCTCCTCTCTCATGCTGTTtgaatcctctcctcctcttgtccCCACTTCATCCTCTTCGTCCCTCAtgcctctccttcctccatgGTACTGTGGCCTTCCTGTGGACCTCGCTGCCTGTGGCCTGCGGACATGTCCTGACTCCACTCCACTGTCCTCCGCTCCGTCTCTTTTCCCCTGTTCCCTATCCCCCTTTGGCCCCCTGCCCCGCTACTCCCCCTGCTGTCTCTAAAGAGCGTTACGCCACACTGCCTCTTTATTCTTTTCGGTACGTTATCATCCTttcatctccttttttttattactacTGTTACCTGGCAAGGTGGGCATGTCTTGTCTCATGTTGTTGGCTTTGTTTTTAACCACTGATGGCTCGTCATCAGGCTACAGAGCAATGAagggtgggagtgtgtgttttagggGGTTTGTATgacctgtttttgtttgttgtgggtttgtGTGAGGAAACTACGGTGCAAACACCACGCAAAGCTGCAGCACTTCATTTTTAACAGCATTGGTCCGCTGTCGATGGGCCACAAACACCAGTTTGGCGCTTTCATCTTCAAAGGGCACAACCACTAAGtagaaacatttttgtttggagATGAGGCAGGACGCCAATCTTAATTATTATGTGTTGCCCTTAGGAAGAGGATAAAAGTCGACACTTTATTTGGTTCGGCACGGTCCAATCATGGCCCATGAAATTGCAGCGGGTGCCGTATTTTCTAACTAAAGTTTTCTATGGGTGCCTTGAGTCCCCTAGCAATCGCAtccacaaaaaatgaaatgctgctgctttttagTAACTGCGAGTTGATACTCGTGGAATACAGATTACTTAATGTAGGTATGTGCATGTTTAGTTTATTCCTGCATGTGTCCCTACTAAGCCCTCCAGTCGGTCAAATAATCAACGTTCTCTTCACTGCACAGTGAGCCAATCGATTTAAACCCTTATTTTACTACGCTTTGATTTCCCGTCTTTGAATCACTACTCAATAACCGTTTTAGCTTTTAGCGGTATCTGTAATTGTAACCCAAGAGGGCTTACGTAGGGTTAGTTCTAGAGGGCCTATGCAGAATTGAACAGAAATTTAGTAGAATAGCCTGAAAATTATTATTACTGTTCATTTTAGTATTGGTATGAATATTGATATCTCCAATGTGAGAgtttacattgtttttgttgctgtgaTTGGCTCTATAGCTCATGGTAAGGCTGTGTCTTTGTTGCACACATGTTGTgaccccttcctcttcctccctagGTGTGTACGGCGATGTGATGAGAGTGAAGATCCTGTTTAATAAAAAGGAGAACGCTCTGATCCAGATGTCTGATAGCACTCAGGCTCAGCTAGGTAGCTACACTCCAGCCCTGCGcatcacaatgtttttttaatttatttttttgccccATAATACATGGTTTACGgatgtaaataaatgaatccTCTCAATGTTTCCCAGCTATGAGCCACCTGAATGGTCAGCGTCTCCATGGCAGGGCCATGCGTGTGACCTCATCGAAACACACCACCGTGCAGCTGCCCAGGGAGGGCCACGAGGACCAGGGTCTCACCAAGGATTACAGCAACTCACCGCTGCACCGCTTCAAGA belongs to Gasterosteus aculeatus chromosome 15, fGasAcu3.hap1.1, whole genome shotgun sequence and includes:
- the ptbp1a gene encoding polypyrimidine tract-binding protein 1a isoform X6, whose product is MNSANGNDSKKFKGDVRSPGVPSRVVHVRKLPNDINEAEVIGLGLPFGKVTNLLMLKGKNQAFLEMTSEECAQTMVSYYSSVTPVIRNHPIYMQYSTHKELKTDNSPNQVRAQAALQAVSALHGGGMGSMAIPADVSSMGGAGSQSPVLRVIVENLFYPVTLDVLHQIFSKFGTVLKIITFTKNNQFQALIQYADGLTAQHAKLSLDGQNIYNACCTLRISFSKLTSLNVKYNNDKSRDYTRPDLPTADSQTSLDHQTMAAAAFAAPGLISASPYGGAHAFPPAFAIQQASGLSMPGMPGALASLGVGHGGMAAAAAAASRLGLSGFAAPGGHHVLLVSNLNPESVTPHCLFILFGVYGDVMRVKILFNKKENALIQMSDSTQAQLAMSHLNGQRLHGRAMRVTSSKHTTVQLPREGHEDQGLTKDYSNSPLHRFKKPGSKNYSNIFPPSATLHLSNIPPSVVEEDLKRLFASSGATVKAFKFFQKDRKMALIQMGSVEEAIESLIEFHNHDLGENHHLRVSFSKSTI
- the ptbp1a gene encoding polypyrimidine tract-binding protein 1a isoform X5: MNSANGNDSKKFKGDVRSPGVPSRVVHVRKLPNDINEAEVIGLGLPFGKVTNLLMLKGKNQAFLEMTSEECAQTMVSYYSSVTPVIRNHPIYMQYSTHKELKTDNSPNQVRAQAALQAVSALHGGGMGSMAIPADVSSMGGAGSQSPVLRVIVENLFYPVTLDVLHQIFSKFGTVLKIITFTKNNQFQALIQYADGLTAQHAKLSLDGQNIYNACCTLRISFSKLTSLNVKYNNDKSRDYTRPDLPTADSQTSLDHQTMAAAAFAAPGLISASPYGGAHAFPPAFAIQQASGQHPNWLSMPGMPGALASLGVGHGGMAAAAAAASRLGLSGFAAPGGHHVLLVSNLNPESVTPHCLFILFGVYGDVMRVKILFNKKENALIQMSDSTQAQLAMSHLNGQRLHGRAMRVTSSKHTTVQLPREGHEDQGLTKDYSNSPLHRFKKPGSKNYSNIFPPSATLHLSNIPPSVVEEDLKRLFASSGATVKAFKFFQKDRKMALIQMGSVEEAIESLIEFHNHDLGENHHLRVSFSKSTI